Part of the Deltaproteobacteria bacterium genome is shown below.
GATGAACTGGATCCGGGGCCGTACCTCGAAAAAGGAATACGAGAAGTGGGAAAAGCTGGGGCTGATCGTCTCCAACCCCCACAACGAAATCGAGGTCGCCATGCACCGCACCTCGATGGGAAACGACGCCGATCCCCTCAACCTTTGGATCGCCACCCTGCGCATGGGCATGGTGGACAATTTCGCCGGGTTGATGCTCGCGACGGACATCTCCGACATTATCTTCGGAACCCCTTCGCCGAAGGTGGTTTCCGCCAACTATGCGGTGATCAAGGACGGCTCCGTCAACATCGCCTGCCACGGGCATAACCCGATCATGGCCTCGAAACTGGTGGAGTGGGCGGACAAGCTGGAAAGCGAGGCGAAGGCCGCAGGGGCGGACCGCATCAACGTGGCGGGCGTGTGCTGCATAGGCAACGAGCTCGCCGTCCGGTTCGGGGCCTCTTATGCCGGCCATCTTGCACAGGCGGAACTTTTTCTGACCACCGGGGCGATCGACGCCATGGTCGTGGACATGCAGTGCATCTGGCCGAGCCTCGCCACCATCGCGAAATGCTACAAGACGAGGTTCATCACGACGGCTCCCTTCGTCCGTAACCCTGATGCGATTCACGTAGACTTCAGGACGGAAACCGCCGATGCCCAGGCACAGGAAATCCTGCGGCACGGAATCGCGGCATTCCACGATCGGAAGGCGGGGGGCATCGAAACCTGCATTCCGAAGGCGAGCTCGAAGATGCTGACGGGCATTTCGGTCGAGGCCCTCGTCTCAGTACTTTCCGCCGTCGACGCGGACGATCCGCTGGCGCCGGTCGTGAACGCGGTCGCCTCGGGCGACATCCTGGGCGCCGTGGGGGTCGTGGGGTGTCCCAACCCGAAGCTGCGGCAGTCGCAGATGACGGAAAGGATGGTCGCGGAGCTGCTGCGGAACGACGTGCTCGTGGTCACGACGGGTTGCGCGAATCATATCCTGGCGCAGGCAGGGTTTATTACCTCCGAAGCCACGGAAAAGTACGCCGGGAAACGTCTCGGTGGCGTGCTTGCTGCGTTGGGAAAAGCAGCGGGGCTCGGCGCCCCGCTACCGCCGGTTTTACACATGGGTTCGTGCGTCGACAACTCCCGCATCTACGATCTGCTGGCGGCCCTTGCAGGAAGGCTGGACATCGAGATCAGCCAGCTCCCGGTCGCAGGATCCGCGCCCGAGTTCATCACGGAGAAGGCCATCTCGATCGGCAGCTTCTTCCTCGCGGCGGGGATCCTGGTCCACATGGCGCCGCCGCCCCGGGTGTTCGGCAGCCCGTTCGCCGTCGAGCTCCTAACCTCGAAACTGCCCGGGATCAACGGGGGGAAAGCGCTCGTCGAAACGAACCCGGAGAAAGCGGCCGCCGGAATCATCGCGCACATCCGGGCGAAGCGGCAGTCCCTCGGCCTCGCCCGGGTTTGAAGGCTGCGCGGGATATGGAAGCGAGGGGAGGGTAATGGAGCGCGTCCTGATAGTCGGGAACGGGTATGCGGGTCTTGCGGCCGCCAGGACTCTTGCGTCGAAGAAGGGCATTTCCGTAACGATGACGTCGGCGGAAAAATGCCCAGCCTATATTCCTCATCTTCTTCCGGAGCTGGCCGCGGGGAAAAAGGACGCCGCGGATCTTTCCCTCACGCGCCCGGGTGAGTACGCGGAGATGAAGATAGACTTCCGGCCCGGCGACAGGGTCGTATCGCTTTCGACGAAAAACAGGACCGCGCGCCTCTCCACCGGAGAGACGATATCGTACGACAAGGCGTTGGTTGCCGCGGGGGCGATACCTTACGTTCCGGGGAATCTTGACGGGCTCTCCGACAGGTGCGCCAAAGTCCTGCTGATGAAGCGGCTTCTCGACGCATTGATGCTTAAGAAATTCCTGCTCCAGGGAGCATCCCGAATCGTCATCGTCGGCGCCGGGAGGGTCGGAATGCTCCTCGCCGAGGCATTGAAGGACCGTGGAGTCACCGTCACCGTCGTGGAGATCGGGGAGGAAATCCTG
Proteins encoded:
- the cooS gene encoding anaerobic carbon-monoxide dehydrogenase catalytic subunit, with product MAEKTGRTDYANPGDIELVGKAEKENIPLGTDRLKKMMPQCGFGELGTCCVQCYLGPCRIDPFEGGPKLGVCGANADVIVARNFLRAAVGGASSHAGHARELAILLLEVAEGKAPGYLIRDEAKLLSVAARLGVAVDGRPPEAIAADLARKAIEDFGRQDGKPMNWIRGRTSKKEYEKWEKLGLIVSNPHNEIEVAMHRTSMGNDADPLNLWIATLRMGMVDNFAGLMLATDISDIIFGTPSPKVVSANYAVIKDGSVNIACHGHNPIMASKLVEWADKLESEAKAAGADRINVAGVCCIGNELAVRFGASYAGHLAQAELFLTTGAIDAMVVDMQCIWPSLATIAKCYKTRFITTAPFVRNPDAIHVDFRTETADAQAQEILRHGIAAFHDRKAGGIETCIPKASSKMLTGISVEALVSVLSAVDADDPLAPVVNAVASGDILGAVGVVGCPNPKLRQSQMTERMVAELLRNDVLVVTTGCANHILAQAGFITSEATEKYAGKRLGGVLAALGKAAGLGAPLPPVLHMGSCVDNSRIYDLLAALAGRLDIEISQLPVAGSAPEFITEKAISIGSFFLAAGILVHMAPPPRVFGSPFAVELLTSKLPGINGGKALVETNPEKAAAGIIAHIRAKRQSLGLARV